In a single window of the Osmerus eperlanus chromosome 4, fOsmEpe2.1, whole genome shotgun sequence genome:
- the LOC134018199 gene encoding troponin I, slow skeletal muscle-like — protein sequence MTLAQLQDLCRELHTKIDVVDKDRCDIEAKVTLNKRQIKDLNIKVLDLRGKFKRPNLRRVRVSADAILRSLLGSKHKVSMDLCTNLKSVKKEDTEKKRPVEDSDWRKNVKAMSGMEGRKKMFDAAKGPAQ from the exons ATGACCCTTGCCCAGCTCCAG gacctATGCAGGGAGCTACACACAAAGATAGATGTGGTGGATAAGGATAGGTGTGACATTGAGGCCAAAGTCACACTCAACAAACGACAG ATCAAAGATCTGAACATTAAGGTGTTGGACTTGAGAGGGAAGTTCAAGAGGCCTAACCTGCGGCGAGTGCGTGTGTCAGCTGATGCCATCTTGCGCTCCCTGTTGGGCTCTAAGCACAAGGTGTCCATGGATCTATGCACCAACCTCAAGTCTGTGAAGAAGGAGGATACAGAGAAG AAGAGGCCAGTGGAAGACAGCGACTGGAGAAAGAACGTAAAGGCCATGTCTGGAATGGAGGGCAGGAAAAAAATGTTTGACGCTGCCAAGGGCCCTGCCCAGTGA